TCTTTGATTATTTTTGCttatatttgattatatttgaaattatttgattatatttgattatattttattctatttgattatatttgattatattAGATTATCTTTGATTATATTTGCTTATATTTGCTTATATTTGCttatatttgattatatttgattaaattcgattatatttgattatatttgattatattttattatattggataatatttgattatatttgattataattgattatatttgaatttatttgattCTATTTGcctatatttgtttgtttttgaccTAAACCATCGATGATGACCCAAAATGCCGCCCACTGTCCGCCGGGCAATTAAGAAAGCCATTTCAGTCGCCGACCAACGATGTTGCCAATAACTGTGTgtaccagagaactgcaagggtggcacttttttaccactcgactcacaccctacaattttgtgtgcgggtgctacccgccacgcacatcgcgggtacttacaaacacacagtataaatctgaacatgtagacaagacaccccgttgtgcgcgcacccgaatcaatacggtgctccgcgtcgcgggtgccgatcacacactgcctaaaaagggatgagtgagaaaaacacttgtgggtataccgttaaacacatgggtgtttccaaaaatactcgggtgtttccaaaaatactcgagtggtctcgtaggtaatcgagtcacagacaagatgcgtaactccatgcgttttacactccatacgtttacacactattctttcggcgtggctctagactttgtcgaatactttgtaaaatgcccttcatcttattattatatattattattattattattaattatatatattatataatattttattatattatatattattaatataatatatatatatatatattatattatatattattatatattatatatattaataacgttattattatttaaatatagattatagtaaaaataatagtacataatgtcacaaaattcatttcaaaaattactttatataagaatatttgtcattagagtattcaggtagcgacgtgtgaaaaataaataacggaatgattcgaaacgggtggcaccctttgagtccatcaaagacgtgagcacgaaatttttcttgggtattcccttttacccttcatttcttatacccgtcacgcttcctcccatacaaattttaggcgtacaaaaaatgaccagagaactgcagcccgcatacaaaaaatgacgtgcggccgatcgttgactgtgcgtccactcacccaaacggctcttgcgcagcaggcctcgggtggtttttttactcgtaacaaaaacacaacgtcggtaaaacactcgagtattttgtgttgccgcaagtagggtgtcaaaaaaaacggggtgcctagagtaccgagtgtttatcgggtggacgtagagtgcgagtggcgggctgcagttctctggtgtgTACCACATTTCGGCAGTTGTCAACTGTTGGCCCAACCGATCGGTTCGCCACCTCCATTGGAGCCACCACCAAGCCACAGAGCCAGCAAACCCCCAACCTGAGCCACTATTACCACGTCGATTGCAAGTGTGCTGCCTACAAAGCACCACATTAGGCCGTAAATACGCGGCGTGGAATCGCTGGCCATTTGTGGTAGCGACACTACCGATGATGCACCTGAACGTGGCCCTTTGGGCGTGCGGCGCCCTTCTGGCGGTGCTCCTCGCCTGGCAGCAGCGCAAGTGCTGGCGGCTCATCTGGCAGCTGAACGGATGGCGCGGAGTGGTCCAGCAGCCGGTGCTATGGTTCCTGCTCTGCATCAATCTGCATCCCAACAGTTGAGTGAGAAGAGTGGCGGCCATTGGAATAGTTTCTTATGTGGCTGGCATTCCATTGCAGGCATTCTGGAGAAGGTATCCCAGTATCGGGTGCACTTCCAGCGCCCGCTGGCCGTTCTCGTGGGCACCCGAGTCCTACTCTACATCGATGATCCGGCCGGCATGGAATGCGTTCTCAATGCGCCCGAGTGCCTGGACAAGACCTTTCTGCAGGATGGCTTCTTTGTTCGTCGCGGTCTGCTTCATGCCAGAGGTAAATAGCTGAATAGCTGAAAAGCTAAATAGCTAAATAGCTGAATAGCTTAATAGCTTAATAGCTGAATAGCTGCATAGCTGAATAGCTGAATAGCTGAATTGCTGAatagaaatttgaaaacaGCATTATTATCCTCCAAATTGAAGGGCAAAAATGGAAGTTGCGCCGCAAGCAGCTGAATCCCGCCTTCAGTCACAATATCGTGGCCAGTTTCTTCGATGTCTTCAATTCCGTGGGCAATCAGATGGTCGAACAGTTCCAATCGCAGCCGAATCTCCATGGACAGGCGGTCAAGTTCACGGCTGCCGAGGATTTGCTCAGTCGAGCTGTTCTCGAGGTGTCCTGCTGTAAGTAGCATTGCTAACTAGCATTAACTAGCAGCTAAAAATAAGCAATGAGATCTTAAACTAACTAATTAACTGGCTTAATATGCAAGTCAATTTATTTAGCAATCGATTTGTAAATCAtcaattaattgcaatcaACCTCCAACTGGAGAATCCGTTGCggaatttataaacaaattactaATTGCATTTACTGCCCTTCGAGGGGCGACACGTTCCCACCGTTTCCATGCGACTCACGTAGCCGGAATCCAATATGAATGTGgctatatacctatatatataaatgtatatatataactatttatatttattttatgagtATTTGATTGAATTTGTAGTTTATAATTTTGTGTGATTTTTCCGGCATGGAATCGTTGTACTCTCTTGCAGTGACCATCATGGGCACTCCAACCAATTTCACGCAATTGGATGACGCGCACATTGCCCACAGTTACAAGCGGTGAGTGGAGATGACTCCTTGCTAACACAACTAACATTCCAATCCCAACCAGACTGTTGGAGATCTCAGCCGTTCGGGTGGTGAAGCCATGGCTACAGATACGCCAATTGCATCGGCTATTGGCGCCGGAACTTTACGAGGAGTCCAGAAGGTGTGCCAAATTGCTGGAGGATTTCGTCGGCGGCATCGTGAGGACGAAGCATCGCAACTGGCGGCTAAGGGACGCCGTTGGCGGTGACAAGTCTGGAGAGGATTCGTCCAACGGCTGGCAGAGGCGCATCTTCATCGAGCAGATCTTTCAGCTGGCCGCCAATGGAGAGATGACGCTCGAAGAGATCATGGACGAGGCACAGTCCATGGTACTGGTGGTGCGTCTCGAAATGTGATGTTTAATATGCATTGAATAGGATACATTTACTCCCGTTTCCAGTCCTTTGAGACGGTGTCCAATAGCATAATGCTGGCCCTGCTCTGCTTGGCCACCAACAAGGGCGACTGCCAGCGACGCTTGCTGGCGGAGATCAGGGCACTCGTGCCGGATGGCGGCCAGGTGGGcttggagcagctgcagcagctgcgctATCTGGATGCCTTTGTCAGCGAATCGCTGCGCCTCTTGGCCACCGTGCCGATGAATCTGCGCCACGTCAGTCGCGATTtccaactggcgggcaggcagtGCGAAACGATCGTGCCCCAAAACAGCATCGTGGTGCTGGACACCTTCAATATGCAACGCGACGAGCGCTGGTGGGGCGCCAACGCCAAGCAGTTCGATCCGCAGCGGTTTCTCGaccaggaacaggagcagctgTCCCAGGGGCAGAACGGCTCGGGATCGGGAGAAACAAGGAGGCAGCGCGATCGGCGACACTCCTACAGCTTCCTGCCCTTCTCCAATGGACTGCGATCGTGTATCGGTGAGTTGGACAAAGTAACACGACTATCGGATACCCATTAGTGAGCTGAAGATCGTGAAGATTATAAAGATTGTTGACTACATTTTACGACCATcttatttgtttctttttatctttttaGGTCGTCGCTATGGACTTTTTATCATGAAGGTGTTCCTGGTCAAGCTAATCTCCAACTTTGATTTTCACAGCGATTTTGAGCTGGAGAAGCTGCAGTTTGTCGAAAACATATCGCTAAAGTTCAAAAACGCCGATGACATCTTGCTGACAATCCAGCCACACAAGCTGTCCACTTGAGATGCATTGTTTTCCCACTTTCCAAATACTATAattgcacttttttttgtcatgtttataaataagttaaaatgtaataaataagcTTATGCAATAAATACCCTTATTTTTATagcacttaaaaatatactacTAACTTTTCCCaactatttgaatttttgtgcaaaactTTTGAAGTTCGTCGAGCTGAAAGCTTAGTTAAGCTTGCCACCATTGCAACTTGACCCATAGGTGGCGCTGGCTACAgaagtttaaaaatgaatatatatttgaaatctatatatattcaactaataatattaaatatttttaaagcattttcaaAAGCATTTTGAAAGCAAACATTTCTGTTATTTATGTAAAGCGTTGTATGTGTTTTGTGCACCACCAAACTAAAGAGGACTAAAAAGGATTCAGCAAggataatttgtttttcaacaAAAGATCAAAGGCCCTACTTGTCGACttgaagtggaaaatgggcgTGAAACTGAGTCGGCGGGGGCAAAACTGCAGCTGTCATGGGTGGCGACAAATGTCGGGCGATTGCCGAGCACACGCGACTGCTAATGTGGCAGGACATGGCGAAAGGACTCGACTCGTACGTACGTATGATAATATGCCACAACTGTCAGCAATATTTCCGCTCAGCTCCACTCCGTCGCCGGGTTTTCCGCCAGATTTGCCCGTCACCTATGCCTGCATAGCACTAGTACCAGCTAGCTTACCTTCAGTAACTTCAGTGCCTTCAGTGCCGGGCACATTCACATATCATTGTCAGGACTCGAGTCCTTTTGACTTGTCTGAAGAGTGGCGTCCAAAGAGCGTCCAAAATGCTGGCATCGCCTTAGCAGCTAaacgacaacagcagcagcagcagcgggagcagcaggagcaacatcaacatcagcaGTCAGCCGAGTGGCATCATTATAACTTGGTCTACACTGCGCGAAATCCGACAAGGATCTCACTCATCGCAGCGGGGGGAGTTCTCGGTGGAGGCATCTTGTTATTTTCCAAATCATTCAGACAAGTGCTCTCACGAGTGAGTTTGGGACCTGGAAACACAGAGCACATGGCTTTTCTGCCTATAAACCGAGAGATCTATGCATTAGTCTGTTCGATTCTATGCACTTATGTATGTTCTTTATAGTTACGCATAGTTAGTTGCATCAAGAAACTTCTAAAATGGGAATCAAGAGGTACTACCAAGCCTAGAAGTCATATGTATTTTCGCTTGAGAAGTTTGTGTGAAGATTAGGCCAAGGTAATGGGTATGTGCTAGTTGAGTTCTCCTGCCCTTTTGGGTTGCAAGAATTTTGGCTTGTGAGAGGAACTTACCTTTCGCCAGGCAAATGACGCCGTCAACGAAGTCATTAGGTGTGCGGGGGGGTGGGGGAGTGgcaaaaagggggcgtgggcggtgggcggtgtgTGGGTAATGTCCTTGCAGTTGCGTCTACTtctgccgttgctgttgttgttgctatcgCTGCTGGCATTAACTTGACACTTTCCCCATTGCCGTGAGTGGAATGCATTCGGTGCCTGCGTGTCcatgtccttcgtccttgcgCCAGGATGTGTGCGGAAATTTATAACTGCGAAAGGCACTTGAAACAACCCCACCCTCCCCCTCCACCCCTCACATATTTACTTTGATTGATGTGCCGGCACGAAATCGCCGAGGATAAAATATGGCTGGCTCCACTCTAAAACGGAGTCTTAATTATTTGCCGAAGCATCCGGAAATGCCCGTAATTCCGAACTGTCTGCAGTGGTCAAGCTGGAAGAAGAAGAGTTATGCCCCAAGTACATTGGGGTTATCCGCATCCTGGAAGATTAGGATTAGTACCCAAACAAGCCatacaaattgtatttaacTTTTTGCATAGAAGTAACTACTGTTTAGTTTTAAAAGTTCGTATGATGGACCTTTTATGGCTGATCAGAtgtccttcttttttttttagctgcgCCTGTTGCCAGGACTTGCCGGTCGGTCCACTCGAATCAGGTTCCTAAAATGCAAATCGTGctgaattgcatttttcagCAAAAATGCTCGGGGAACCCAACCCGCGAGTTTCAGCCACTGGACTTTTGCTGTGCGAGGCGTTGATAAATGTGCCGAGGAGCATCGGCTGAGCGGCCGGAGGATGTGGGCGCTGACATGGTGTGGCAATGGTGACCGAAAACGGACCATGGCCAGTGTCAGTGCCACTGATGCCGTTAAGTGCGACAGAAATCCACTGAGCCGCATAAAAACGAAAGCGTGAAAATGCCAGCGGCCAGCTAATAGAGGAGTCTGCCGTTCCGGCTGGCACCACCAGAACCATGCGAGCCACCAGGAGCATCGGGAGCCACCAGGACCACCAACCACCATCACCACTCAGATTCACATGCAGTCGCCAGCGATGGAGGCATTCATTCCAGTGTGGCCGGCATTTTTGGATcatttttcttagtttttgTTGGTCCTTTGGTTTCTTCGCTGGCAACGTTGTTGACAATTTGTCGACGTGTCAAAAGAGTCAACGTGAATGTGACAAGTGACGCTGACGAGACAGGCGCCTACCCATCCTCCATCCTCCATCCTCCAATCTCCGCCATCCCAGCCTCCAGCTCCTGGTCGAGATCCTGCTACTGTTCCTCTTTCTGTTCCGGCTGCTTTTTCGGCCTACTCTATCGCAAAGGCTTTTACACATTGCCttggttttcaaaaaaatgttttccaactTCTGCAAACTTTCCAACTTACGATGTTAACTCCAAATGATGAAGCgctgtttatttaattttatattccTGCAGTAAAGTGTGGAACTATGAATGCGTCATCCAGCTgacttaattattattatttatatatattatattatataacttGTATTTCAAGAGCATAAGTGCAGCACAGTGACGTCAATTTTTGGCCAGATGATGTGGCATACGCGATGGATTCCTGTGACGGCgtcgaaaattaatttcacccTGATTCCTCGAGGGCGAGGAGCAACTCTCGACATTTGGTCATAAACGGCATAATTGATATATATACGACTGCATATGGGAGCGTGTGCGGATAAAGCTCATCAAGTGCTAACAGCGGTCCACTGTCCACTGTCCATCGTCCACTGGCCCCTTGTCACTAATTACATGCATGTCAATTTTTCGCTCATCGTTGCATCGTCGCGCTGGGATTGGGCAATGGGCAATGGGGATTGGGATGGGCATTGGGATCGGGATTGCTGGGCGGGCATCCCCGCAGCTCCGGGCAGCTGAAAAACCAAACATATTTGGACAGTTTGTGGGCGGATGGCGGCCGTGGCGTCCATTTGGCGCCCAAGCCATCTGCATCTGTCCATCGGATGCGATGCCATGCAATGCAACACCCTTAACGATGtgcaacgcggcgtatgcgcaatattttacaatattttgtaCACTTTTTCTCTTGAGCTAACGAGAAAAATTCGATCTGCTTGCCAGGCTCactgttattt
This Drosophila simulans strain w501 chromosome X, Prin_Dsim_3.1, whole genome shotgun sequence DNA region includes the following protein-coding sequences:
- the LOC6725752 gene encoding probable cytochrome P450 318a1: MMHLNVALWACGALLAVLLAWQQRKCWRLIWQLNGWRGVVQQPVLWFLLCINLHPNSILEKVSQYRVHFQRPLAVLVGTRVLLYIDDPAGMECVLNAPECLDKTFLQDGFFVRRGLLHARGQKWKLRRKQLNPAFSHNIVASFFDVFNSVGNQMVEQFQSQPNLHGQAVKFTAAEDLLSRAVLEVSCLTIMGTPTNFTQLDDAHIAHSYKRLLEISAVRVVKPWLQIRQLHRLLAPELYEESRRCAKLLEDFVGGIVRTKHRNWRLRDAVGGDKSGEDSSNGWQRRIFIEQIFQLAANGEMTLEEIMDEAQSMVLVSFETVSNSIMLALLCLATNKGDCQRRLLAEIRALVPDGGQVGLEQLQQLRYLDAFVSESLRLLATVPMNLRHVSRDFQLAGRQCETIVPQNSIVVLDTFNMQRDERWWGANAKQFDPQRFLDQEQEQLSQGQNGSGSGETRRQRDRRHSYSFLPFSNGLRSCIGRRYGLFIMKVFLVKLISNFDFHSDFELEKLQFVENISLKFKNADDILLTIQPHKLST